One part of the Panthera tigris isolate Pti1 chromosome C2 unlocalized genomic scaffold, P.tigris_Pti1_mat1.1 chrC2_random_Un_scaffold_86, whole genome shotgun sequence genome encodes these proteins:
- the LOC122236224 gene encoding probable cation-transporting ATPase 13A4 — translation MFKYMALYSMIQYVGVLLLYWETNSLSNYQFLFQDLAITTLIGVTMNLNGAYPKLVPFRPAGRLISPPLLLSVILNLLLSLAMHIAGFILVQRQPWYSMEMHSACTVQNESISKLTISPTAPEKIGSNGAFTSFENTTIWFLGTINCIIVALIFSKGKPFRQPIYKNYIFVLVLVIQLGVCLFILFADIPELYRRLDLLCTPLLWRVYITIMLSSNFIVSLVVEEAIIENRALWTTFKRCFGYQSKSQYRIWQRALADDPSWPPLNQTSYSDMPECGSRVSYSNPVFESNEEQL, via the exons ATGTTCAAGTACATGGCTCTGTACAGCATGATCCAGTATGTTGGTGTTCTGCTGCTCTACTGG gagaCAAACAGCCTTTCAAATTACCagtttctgttccaggatctggCCATCACAACTCTTATTGGTGTAACAA TGAATTTGAATGGTGCCTACCCCAAGCTGGTGCCCTTCAGGCCTGCAGGACGGCTGAtctccccacctctgctgctCTCTGTGATTCTCAACCTTCTTCTCAGCTTAGCCATGCACATTGCGGGCTTCATTCTGGTTCAGAGGCAGCCTTGGTATTCCATGGAGATGCACAG tgCCTGCACAGTGCAAAATGAAAGCATCTCAAAGTTAACCATTTCTCCCACTGCTCCAGAAAAAATCGGAAGTAATGGTGCCTTCACAAGCTTCGAAAACACTACCATATGGTTCTTGGGAACAATCAACTGTATCATCGTGGCTCTTATTTTCTCTAAAGGAAAACCATTTAGGCAGCccatatataaaaatt ATATATTTGTCCTTGTGCTGGTCATACAGCTGGGTGTGTGTCTATTCATTCTATTTGCTGATATTCCAGAATTATATAGGCGTTTGGAT CTTCTCTGTACTCCTCTTCTGTGGAGGGTTTACATCACAATTATGCTCAGCTCCAACTTCATTGTGTCCCTTGTGGTGGAG GAGGCCATTATTGAAAACCGAGCCCTGTGGACAACATTCAAAAGGTGTTTTGGCTATCAATCAAAAAGCCAGTATCGGATATGGCAGAGGGCCTTGGCAGATGATCCCAGCTGGCCCCCGCTAAACCAAACGTCCTACTCTGACATGCCAGAGTGTGGCAGCAGGGTGTCTTACAGCAATCCGGTGTTTGAGAGCAATGAGGAACAACTCTGA